In Schizosaccharomyces osmophilus chromosome 1, complete sequence, the genomic window CTCATGTGCTAGCCATTACACCATACAACCGTGTTGAGCTCCAGTAAAAAATAGCAAATATATAGCAACACCTACGAAAGAGGAAAGAAGGCTTTTGAAAACTAGAAAGTCCTTGTCTTAATGAAGGTAGCACCATTAGAACGATGGAACAAAAGGCGAGCGTTCGCTTCCAACTCGCCAGGATTGCTCCTATTGAAGGAGGATcttataataaaaaacaagctaattcgttttctgaaaaagtCCCGGGTAGCTCAATCGGTTTAGAGCGTCTGACTCTTACGAAGGTCATCAGAAGGTTGCGAGTTCGAGTCTCGCCTTGGGAgttctttacctttttattgaatttcaCTATGCAATTAAGTACTTGTCTACAGAAtgcttgcttttgttttgcttttttcctttttattttattttcttttgtaatttctGTAAATGTTCAACTTCCATATCGCGCTTCTGTTTCCAAAGGTTTCCCTTCCTACCCGTTCAGAGTAGCCATTCCacgatttttttcatcgTCGGAAGTCTACATACAAACATGTAGACGTTCCccataaaaagaaaaacaaaacagtttcttttactttttttcaattcttttgcaaCTATTTTTACTGTTTACAATCGTAATAAATGCGATCCAAAGATAAAATTGACTATCATGCAACCGACAATATTCACCTCGCCTTTCccaatattttttttttcttttcttttgcatttttcATAATGACATAAAGAGCCAGTACCgggtttccttttttttttcacttgTAATACCCGAGGAGTATGTGAAGTCATCCACGGGCGTGCCGCGCAAAACATGTTGTTTaaacatttgttttcttttttttttacttatCTTGTTGGCTGGACCGATACCGACTGAGAATTAAAGCTGCGACTTTTCTGTACCCGATTCCCACATCGGCATTTCTTCATCGGTATTGTCATAAATCGACCAATAACGTTATTGTTTTTGgccataaaaaaaaaagtaaacgaCAGTCTGATTTCCGGGCCTATTCAAATTTACTTTAAATACTTAAAATGATAaagttttttggtttagcGAAGCTGTCGCAGATTATCGGATACGTTTTCCATTGTCCTTACATATTACGCAAccacaaaaaaagatagGGGGCTTTCCATGTCATTCGAAAGGGTCAAAGTATGTCATTACCGCAAAACTTATAAGAAGCATGAAACCACGCAAAACTTTGTGTGAATAAACCACCTAGTGGGGCCGTGCGACAAATTAATAATTAATTCAGCTAATAATCAAGGTTGAACCGCACTCctgtttctttcatttgtttttttatgttgtgtccttttttatttaatttatttgcATAGGCGTTTTAGACATTTACGTGTTCCTCTTAATTTTCGCGTCGCGTTATCTTTTGCTAACAAATATCCTTTCATTGCTTTAGCGAATTATCCTTACGGTTTCTATTTGTATACATTTATAAATATCCAACTtggctttttctttcgttgttAATCTCTTGTTCGTTTGGTAATAGTTTTCTAAAAGGTTGTTGGTATGTCTTCGGATTCTAGTTTTGCTTCTCTTCATAAAACCGGGACTCAAGCTATCCCCGATAGTAAGTCGCTTAGCAATACCCGCTCCAACAGCGCTGATGTGACCTCCAACTCCTCGCAACCCACGGGAGATTTGAAAGAcgatgaaaagaatgttttcGATTCTTCGTCAGAACTGGAGAAAGGATCGAACCATTCTACTAGtgaatggaagaaattcTTTGACGTCTTCATTTGTGGTGTTGCCCTGATTTCCGATGGTTATTGCTCCAATTCTATCGGTACTGTCATGAcaatattaaaaaagctttacCCCAAAGAAACCACCACCAACAAGTCTATGCAAGATGTCGGTATGATTGCATATGTTGGTACTGTTATTGGTCAATTGACGTTTGGTTGGTATTCTGATTTTTTCGGTCGTAAAAATGGTATGATTACTGCTACTCTTATTCTCTTAATATCTACTGCTCTTTGTGCTGGCGCTTATGGTTATCACGGAAGTATCAATGGTATGATTTCTGCTTTGATTGCTTATCGATTTTTCCTTGGTATTGGCCTTGGCGCAGAATACCCTTGTGGCACCGTGGCTGCTTCCGAGAATTCGAGCCAAATGAAGTCTGGTAGACGCCACGGTTCTTTTATCTTTGTAACTGGTTCTGCAATTGACATGGGATTTGTTTTAGGTGCTTTTGTTCCGTTCGTTTTAGTATGTATATTTGGTGAGCATCATCTTCGAGCTGTTTGGCGTATGTCGATTGGTTTAGGTTGTGTCATTCCTCTCCTTCTTCTGGCTTTTCGTTTGCCGATGAAGGAAAACGGTATCTTCCTCAAATCTCGAATTCCTTATACAAAAATTCCATGGCCTGTCGTCATTCGTCTCTATGGTGTTCGCTTTGCTGTGATTTGCCTCGTTTGGTTCGTCTACGACTTGTCTGCATATGCATTTAGTTTGTATTCTAGTACTATCGTAAGTGGTATTCTTCCTCCAGATGCATCCATTGTGAGAAGCTTTGGATGGAATACTCTTATTAACACTTTTTACCTTCCTGGTTCTTGGTTAGGTTGTATATTTTCCGACATTATTGGTCCAAAGTGGTGTTTGGTGTCTGGTTTAGTCTTACAAGGTACGATTGGTTTCTTTATGTCTGGCTTTTACAACCAATTGGTTCACCGTATTGCTGGCTTCTGTGTTATATATGGTATCTTCTTGTCAATGGGTGAGTTTGGCGCTGGTGGTAACATTGGTTTGATGGCTTCCAAGACTTCTCCTACTGCCATCCGCGGTATCTATTATGGTCTTGCCGCTGCTATTGGAAAATGTGGTGCCATTGCCGGTGTTTACGCTTTTGGCGGTAACCAAATCCgaatttacttttatgCTGCTAGTGGAATGGCAATGTTCGTAGCCattatatcctttttcttccttcctCATATCAATCAAACTTGcattgaagatgaagatcAACGCTTTGTGCAAGCTTGTATAGATTCCGGATACGGAAATCCCTATGATCATGAAGAGACCGTCCTCGCCAAAGCATAAAGTATGTTGCCTTGGCTCATGTCTTTGATGTCGAACATAATGAGTAATGAACCTTTAACgcgaaaaagaaaaaaaaaaagagaaactaactttatttattatttaattatttgaaaTGACTTCTAAACATACATTCGGCTTTCTCAACAActcaaaaaacaaaatttaaagaaagtgctttgtttttgacTCTTGAGTTCAACCTCAGGGAATCTTCCTTGATTATAATGCTGATCTTCTTTGAATTAAAAACATCTAGACTATTAGATATGTTTTTGCGCCAACTCAACttggcttttcttttctttttgaaataagaacaagcaaaaaaaaaaaaaatttcaaaagaaagcacGATCTTTGATCGTTGGATCGACTAATCTATAGACAGGGTTCTTGGGTATTATGGTTAACACCTATATCAATTTGTttataggaaaaaaaaagggcaTTTAGAATAGAGAATAGTGTTTGTAActtgtatatatatatatatataaataataataattattttttttttttttttttttatttcgtgACATCCTGGTTTTTACGCTGTATGATTGTATGACCGAGTGTATATTTCTGTGAATAAAAATCCATCCTACTTATGTTAGACTTTAGCTTTTGTGAAAGTATTCTCAGTTTCAGAAATCTGATTAACTGAATGAACTGACGATTAAAATATATGAAGTCAGATCAGTCGAGTCTCAGATTGAAAGATTCGTACTTTAACTGCAGGGTTTAGTAACTTCTAGGATAAATCTAAATAGCGATTTCGTTCAGTCTTTATCTAGATTTTCACTGTTTACAATTTGTAATACTGGGACTCTTTTGCATTATTCATGATACGATATCTGGGCCGTGGCATTCTCGTTGCTTCTCAGCTTTACTCTAAAGTAGCTTGGCATTAATAATTACAAGTAGTTGAAGTGAACGAACGAAAGCAAATACATTTATtaactcaaaaagaaaccttATCTACATACAATACACAATTCGGGAATTAGACATCATCTGCTCCATGGTTTTCTTCCATATTTTGATTATCCAAAAGGCCGCGAACACGAAGGAACGCGAAATAGTACTTAGCGGTTATCTTTCGCATCCGTTTTCCTAACAAAATCATAAAGAAAGatgtaaaaataaagaagaagcatAAGATACCAATAGAAATGTAGGTTTTTTCAGTTCCAATGCTATCAATCCAGCTTTGGCAAGCAAATGTAAAGACATAACCAAAGGTATTATTAATTACAGACACAGCCACCATGCCTTCTAAAACCATCCCAGGGTATGCGTCCATCAAATAAGCCATAGCGGTATCACCAGCGCACCCCCATCCGAAACCAATACATCCCAAGCCAACATAGGTTGGGGCCCAATGCCAGTGACGGGCTGTTCCAATGCCAAACAAGAAGAGACCTAAAGGATTAATTATACAAGGAAGAATCATCATCCAAAGACGCATCTCAGCTTCTTTAACACCCTTGTTACGCTTAGCAAACCAAATTACTATATAATCACCCAAGTAACCGGCATAAAAGCACCCAATGGTGGCTCCAATAATAAGTGGAACGTTCATAATCGCTACAGCATTGTCACCATAATTATAAGGTGCCTCCATCCAATCTTCTTCCATCGTAGTTAAATAAAAGGATAGCCAAGCATTTTGAGCGCCCCATTGTAAGCCTGAGTAAATGACAGcaggaaaaagaaaaatgcgCAGGGTTTGGACGAGTCGTACTACATACTGCCGGAAACCCCATCCAGAAAGTGATGTCGCAGGGGTGAACAAGGCAATTCTTTGCCAATAAGAAGGACGTTTATATGAATCTGTGGAAGCGCCAGTAAACTCTTTTACAGAAACCTCGTGTTTGGCTGTATCTAAAGAAGGCTGCTGAtcatcctttttctcttcgtCTAGCTGCTGATCGTCCTCTTTCTCTTCGTCTAGCTTTTGGGCACCTTCCTGAGTCGCAACAGTTCGttgttttccaatttcAAAGGCTTTGGTACGATCAAACgcagtttcttcaaaagtgaataagaaaagaacaaaggTAATGGCACAACAAATCAACCCCCACCAACCAATCCAGCGCCAACCTTGAGAGGAGGCAACGTATCCAGCCGCCAGGGGACCGAGATACGTACCAACGGAGGTGGAAAGAATGTAAATACCAATTTTTATACCACGCTCAtgttcaaaaacaatttcgGATAGAGAAAATTGGGTTAGAGCTTCTGAGGCGGATTCACTAATACCTACAAATGCCTGATTGGCAATTGAGTTTGGCGCATTTTTTGTCTTGGCAAACCATAAAGAGCCTAGCATACCAAACACAAGACAGATCATATAAACGCAACGTCTTCCATACAACTGACTAGCAGGCATGAAGATATAGGTAAAGTAGCCAACgcaaataaacaaaacaccAGCAGCATTATCCATAGCGTCATAGGAAATGTCAAGTTGTTCATTCATTTGATCTTGGGCAGAACCAGCATCGTTTGCGATAGCACTGGTAACCAAAGTAAACACACAAATCATGGCAATATGCCAGTTTTTTCTATATGGTTCCCAATTCAAAGGATCATTTGGATCATCGGATGGCTGAGGTTGAAGCACAATATCCCCATCACGTTTTAATTCACTATTTTCCGAAGAAGCATAATGGTGATCTTTGACCATTATGGTCGTTCCTGGCAAACCGTCTAAAAACATGTCTGCCTCCATGGTATCGAAAAGAACTGGTAAAAGCTTACAGCAAATCTAGCGTGTACTGCGCTGAAGGAAACCAATCAGTAAAGCAGAACAAGAAAcgagaagcaaaaaagagaaaatgagGCATACAAAGGCAATTATATAAGAGAATTAAATCCAAatgccaaaaaaaaataaagggaaagaaaagaaaaccaaaaggcCAAGGGGTTAGAAAACGATACTTAAAGACGAACTCAATAACCCTTTTACTAGTAATATACAACAGAAACCAAAGTAATGCCTCCTAGATTTCTAAAGATAGTTTGGTACTTGATGAATAGAAACTATTCTGAATTATAAAGCAATAATCCCGTCAAAATAAATGTTCGGGAACTTTGCAATTCATGAACCAACGACTTCCAAATGCGTTAAGCAgacagaaaataaaagtaattcCTAGAAAGTCAACAACCAACCTATAAACGAAACTAACAACGTCTATATAGCTTGTCGTAATTTTCGGGTCTATCACACAAGACGACGTCCgatagaaaaaattctaCAAAAacggaaaagaaaagctcACTGAGCCAGAGTCAAAGGAATAgacgaaaagaagaaacaaaataaaaacgtGAAGCTCACTAGAATAGATCCCGAAACCCAATCCGAAGAAGGAGTACAGGagatgtaaaaaaaaaaagcttttcttcaCCAAGCAAACTGAACAGTGACAAATACACCAGgaattaaaaattaaacacGACCCTGTCTTTGTTGTCTTCCACGTTATGCCCCAGCTGAATGGTCTGTCAACTCATTAAGAGCTCTAAAAGTGTTTGGGAAAAAGCAACTTCAGTGAAGCAGTGCCGTGGAAGAACTGACGATAAGAAAAATGACGTACGaaaggtaaacaaacaaaaagaaaaggcacgtagaaaaataaaaagaataaaagtataatatattcaaaagaaaggtttTGAGGAGGTTGTGATTCAGACGTTGATGTGTGCCATATGCTGCGggttcaaaaaatgaagttgaAGCAGTTGCCGCTGGAGGAAACAGTTTTGGGTAAATATTCATCAATTACAAAAGAGATTGAATATATTTAAGAGAGAAATTTCATACGTACGCTACTCAGAAATGATGTTTGCAGACCATTCCGTTTGTATATTATCTTAGACATTTGATATTATgattttatgaaaagttttgctttctcttgattctttcttctcttcttgaaATTAGTACAACAGCTGGTATCGAAAAGGATTTCTTATAATACTAAATGATACTCATCGCTCATTCACGCCGTCCACCAAGCAGCAATTTGTGAATATTTCTACCGGCCTGACATATGTGCCACCGACGTCCAAGCGACTGCATTGTCTCCTTTCATTTTggacttttcttcttttggaagTAAAACAAGAATTTATTTGTCATGCAAGACAAAGAAGTTCAATGGAAACCCATGCTGGTAGGCTTTTTTCCCTCCAACAGAAATGagattttttgaatggtTTATTAACAAGCGATTTTGCTGCAGGTAGGTGGTGCGGCTGGTCTTGTTGCAggtatgttttctttctccaattgcaaaaatgctttggacaggtttttgtttttgaatggtTCAACGAACTAACGCATTTGATTAGAAACTTTGGTATGTCAAAGACAAGCATAAATATTATTCGtaatcaaagaattttataattaaCTGAATACGAAACCTACAGGTATTTCCTATATCAACTATTATTACAAGAGTGCAGTCATCGATTCCCTTTTACCAAGCAGGTGGATTCAGGCATTTGTATCGGGGCCTCAGTAGTGTTTTAGTGAGCACGCTTCCCTCAAGTATGTCAAGAGTAAAAGTAACGGTCTtggatgatgatgatgttAACTTGGTTATGTAGCCTcgtcgtttttctttatttatgaatatgcaaagcaaaaacagAAACCGGGTGCTCAAAACCATCTTGTATCAGCTTCTGTAGCTGAAATATTCTCTTGTGCTATTTTGGCGCCTGCGGAAGCTATTCGACAACGAGCCCAAACATCAAAGATGTCTTTGTCAAAGATTGTTTCAaccttttttcattctcgCAAAGATGTTTGGCAGTCTTTCAAAGGGATGTCTATAAGAAATGTCCCAGCTACAGCATTTCAGTTCGTTCTCTACGAGAAATTTAAGTCGAAATTTACAGAGTCCGACAAATTGTTTGGCGCTCCTAAAGGTGCCGCTTTAAGTGGAGCCATAACGGCAGCGGTTTTAACTCCCTTAGATGTCATCAAAACACAAATCAATCTACAGCCTGATGATTATAAGACAACCATTCGGCGAACTTACCAGCGTCATGGTGTCTTTGGGTTTTTCAAAGGTCTTTCATTACGTGTTTTCGCTGCTTCTTTGGGTCTCTCCATATATTTAGGAACGTATgaatatttcaaaaatcatCTCCATATCCAGCGTCTCCGAGACCAGCATGTcgattaaaaaaaaactctaCGAGGTGACAATTGGCATTTATACTACGATGGATTGCTGATCCAAAAgaccaaaaaataagtgTACAGTCATTCTATGGATTGTGTTTACAATTCTATgatatctcttttttgcttgaaaaccttctttactttctaatatattgaaattttgaaCCCTCTTACTTACCTttcgttttattttcctaaATTCCTCAACATTATCAATATGTAGTAAACAACAAACATGGCAGAATAATAGTAgttatttataaataaaaaaggagaattgCTCAGCATAATCATTTTCGATTTTGtgttcattttcattttgtttgtttaccattGAAGAGTGTGTACTATTCCATGGTAATTACTTTAGCGAAACTGCGTATTGCTGTTTACCGTAACGGTTTCGGCCACCTTACGATGATCATGCTTCTTCTGGGCAGATGCACTATCCTTACCCAAACTCACCTGGAATTTTGTCTGCCATTGAAACCACGTATCCTTTGCATATCCTCGTCATGAGTAGTAAACAGACTAGTTCAGACGATTCCCGTGACAGCGAgggaaataaaaagattcGTGGAAACTCAAAGTACGTTGTTTTCAACTTGAGAATTGAATACtaactttgtttattctaGAAATACTTGGCTGGTATGGTAATAAACGGAAGGAAAGACTTCTTTCCCGATGTTGTTTGATGATTTCGGTTATTAACAGATTCAAAGTCTTTCCTAAAGAGTATCGCTACGTTGTAAGTAATTCGGGACGACTTCATTGGAATGGATTGTGCTGCAACATCAAGGGAAAGGTTCCAACGAGAAACGATCTTGGTCTGCGTGTTTCAATAATTTTATGCTGCTCGTCTGTACGCCGTAACTCCGCTTGCTAACACTAGCTCTTAGTTCTGGCGATTTATCCTCCTTAACTGCACCTTCatttattctttcaagCACCTCTTTGATTGAGTATTCAGCTTATTGGGTAGGCTTTTCCGAATCACCTGAGCAGGCTGTGTTCTAACAATTTCACAGGCAGAACACCCCGATCTATTTGTTTCGCTACCTTCGGGTAAAACTCCTTTAGAACGTCAGCTGTTGGTAACCAAGTGGTTTGCTAGTACCCTTAAAAACCAATATGCTACTCGTAATGAACGTGTATGtaatgaaaaattattcTGTTTCTCTTTGCTGTGCCTATTTCAATACTAGTTTACAATCcacaaagaagaatcttgGGACATAGAACGGGATTCGGTTATTCAAGTATAGTGACTTTGAAACTAACGTGATTGTAGTATGGATCTGAGAAGAAGCCTTTGAATCCGATCTTGGGAGAATTATTCTTCGGGAAATGGTCGACGAATTTGGATAAAGATACAGAATTGACTGCTGAACAAGTCTCTCACCATCCTCCCATCTCTGCTTATCACATATACAACGCAGCTGCGGGCGTTCGCTTAGAAGGCTACAATGGTCATAAGAGCGGCTTTTCAGGCTCTCATATTCACGTAAAACAAATTGGTCATGCCCGTTTAACGTTGGAACCTCACAATGAAGTGTACTATATCACCTTTCCTCTAGTTACATTGGAGGGATTGTGGTATGGATGTAAGTCTTTTGATATACTTGTAGTTTGATGTTTGAAACGAAAGCTAATCCATGCAGCTCCATATATTgaattgaacaaaaaatcaCACATCATTTCCACAGCTGGATACATGACTACGATTGAATACAGCGGCAAGGGTTACTTTactggaaagaaaaacactTTCAAAGCCTCCGTTCATCAAAATGATTCGAAATCCGAACCTTTGTATCGTATAGAAGGATCCTGGACAGGGATGCTAAAACTCGCAAATAGCGAGGGCCTAAAGCGCGGCGTCTGGGAAGATTGGCTTGATTGTACAAACTATGCACCCATTAACATAGCTGTTCCTCCCATCGAAAGTCAGGGTGAATTTGAATCTAGACGCGTTTGGAAAAACTTTGCGGTTGCCTTGGACTCGGGAGACTATTCTGCCGCTAGCCAAGAAAAGTCGAAAATAGAAGATGAGCAGCGCCAGCTTAGACGTCAAGAGCAAACGAATAGTGAAACTTGGCAACgaaagttttttgaatggCAAGAGTTGGACGAGGGCTTTTTAAAGGCTACTCAACATTTGAGGTACCCGATAGAAGAAGGATTGTGGAAGTTTAAACGTTAGATGAGAATGCCGCCATTGCTTTCTCCGTAGAAACGCGCATCGCTGTTcgttctcttttttattggCTCGTTTTCGTCGATATTACGCATCTGATGCGTGGCCATATATGTCCTGGTTCCGTCCTATTGTACGTTTATCATTGTCTTTTCAATATAAGTAGTCAATTTTTTATGCTATTCGCTACGAACTTTCTACAAATGCTGATCACCATGCATATTCatatttgcaaaaaggGATGTCATATAAATTCatttaaataataaaaatcgTTTATGTGACATTTTTGTGATACACTATTTTTACTGTAGTTGAAATAGTTATATTGAACTTTATGATTTTATGCATTGAAATGAATGTTAAGCATTTATCTTCTCTGGtttaagaagaaaagagcaACAACCATTTCTGtcatttataaaaattgtGACTTTTGTATTCCAAATCTTAATCACTGATGGTAGAAATGGTTTTCAGTTTACAATGGCCAGCTTGTTTCAAGTAAAGATTTTGACGAAAgatatgaaaaacaattagctataaatattttattcttaatttctttgaaagcaatttgtatttttgaaatgaagAGACAGCTGAGCTTGCCAACTGCGTCTCTTCATACATGTCCTGCATGACTATGGGTTTTTGAGTCTGAACTCTCCTCTCCACTAACCGACATTGCCAAAGGACCCAATTTTATGAGATTTGCAttgcttcattttcgtATATAATATTTAcgtttttaatttattattgTATTACTTAAAAAATGACTAAAACTGTCTATTTCCGAAAATTGGGACGGCCAAGTGCTCATCGACAATCGTTACTAAGAAGCTTAGTGTATGTGTGGGATAtgatatttgtttttacaaaagctGTTTTAGAAATGGATGATTAACTATTTGTGCAGAACATCTCTGGTGAAACACGAGAATATCCAGACAACATGGGCCAAAGCCAAAGAAGCACAGAAGCATGCTGAACATTTAATTACGATGgccaaaaaagcaagtcCTAAAAACAATCGACGCGATTTAGCGCAGGGAATGGTATTTGAACATAAGAGCACGTTGAATAAGGTGTTTGAGGTGCTGTTGCCTAGATATAATCAACGAAGATGCGGGTATACGCGTGTTTTGCGGATGCCTCCAAGATACGGAGACAATGCACCTCAAGCTATACTTGAATGGGTGGATGGATCCAAGGACACGAGATTCCACATGACGGCGAAAGCAGTAGGAGTTGCTTTAGCGCACAAGCGACCTTTACATCCAATGACACGAGTGaatatggaaaaagttttgatgTTTAGGAAGAACGGTAAACAAGAGTTTGACCAGCTTGTGGAAAAggcaaaagaagaagaatcgaCTCGACTTCAAGAAGAGTACAAATCCGAAAAGGAAATCGAAGAAAAACCCTGGAAGCGTGGAGATCGTGTCCCTCTACCCAAATATGTATAAACCATTTTGGCCTTTCCAATATGAATCAGCAAAGCTAGCTCATCACTCCTAGGCCACCACGTGCTAGAGATAATTTAGAAACGAAACGTGAAGTTGACTAGGCAGTCAAATGGGAAAGATTGTATGCCGTTAcaattttccttttcgaTAGGATTTTATCaagaatttatttcttgATTCCTTATGGATATCATGCATGTACCGTCACTCGACAATTGTACAAgaatagagaaaaaagaatagtTTCGAAAAAGTGCGACCGTAGTTATTGTAAGTGGAAGCTTTCAGAGttgattttcaaaaaagaataatgcATCAAGTGCGACACTTTGAAAACTGaatatattcttcttctactATATACCTATCTCTACCTATGCCTATACCTTAACCTGTAGCTTTCCAAGTTCTTATAAGGATACAGAGTAACTTACTG contains:
- the tgp1 gene encoding plasma membrane glycerophosphodiester transmembrane transporter codes for the protein MSSDSSFASLHKTGTQAIPDSKSLSNTRSNSADVTSNSSQPTGDLKDDEKNVFDSSSELEKGSNHSTSEWKKFFDVFICGVALISDGYCSNSIGTVMTILKKLYPKETTTNKSMQDVGMIAYVGTVIGQLTFGWYSDFFGRKNGMITATLILLISTALCAGAYGYHGSINGMISALIAYRFFLGIGLGAEYPCGTVAASENSSQMKSGRRHGSFIFVTGSAIDMGFVLGAFVPFVLVCIFGEHHLRAVWRMSIGLGCVIPLLLLAFRLPMKENGIFLKSRIPYTKIPWPVVIRLYGVRFAVICLVWFVYDLSAYAFSLYSSTIVSGILPPDASIVRSFGWNTLINTFYLPGSWLGCIFSDIIGPKWCLVSGLVLQGTIGFFMSGFYNQLVHRIAGFCVIYGIFLSMGEFGAGGNIGLMASKTSPTAIRGIYYGLAAAIGKCGAIAGVYAFGGNQIRIYFYAASGMAMFVAIISFFFLPHINQTCIEDEDQRFVQACIDSGYGNPYDHEETVLAKA
- a CDS encoding transmembrane transporter, which encodes MEADMFLDGLPGTTIMVKDHHYASSENSELKRDGDIVLQPQPSDDPNDPLNWEPYRKNWHIAMICVFTLVTSAIANDAGSAQDQMNEQLDISYDAMDNAAGVLFICVGYFTYIFMPASQLYGRRCVYMICLVFGMLGSLWFAKTKNAPNSIANQAFVGISESASEALTQFSLSEIVFEHERGIKIGIYILSTSVGTYLGPLAAGYVASSQGWRWIGWWGLICCAITFVLFLFTFEETAFDRTKAFEIGKQRTVATQEGAQKLDEEKEDDQQLDEEKKDDQQPSLDTAKHEVSVKEFTGASTDSYKRPSYWQRIALFTPATSLSGWGFRQYVVRLVQTLRIFLFPAVIYSGLQWGAQNAWLSFYLTTMEEDWMEAPYNYGDNAVAIMNVPLIIGATIGCFYAGYLGDYIVIWFAKRNKGVKEAEMRLWMMILPCIINPLGLFLFGIGTARHWHWAPTYVGLGCIGFGWGCAGDTAMAYLMDAYPGMVLEGMVAVSVINNTFGYVFTFACQSWIDSIGTEKTYISIGILCFFFIFTSFFMILLGKRMRKITAKYYFAFLRVRGLLDNQNMEENHGADDV
- the pet802 gene encoding mitochondrial carrier, S-adenosylmethionine Pet802, producing the protein MQDKEVQWKPMLVGGAAGLVAETLVFPISTIITRVQSSIPFYQAGGFRHLYRGLSSVLVSTLPSTSSFFFIYEYAKQKQKPGAQNHLVSASVAEIFSCAILAPAEAIRQRAQTSKMSLSKIVSTFFHSRKDVWQSFKGMSIRNVPATAFQFVLYEKFKSKFTESDKLFGAPKGAALSGAITAAVLTPLDVIKTQINLQPDDYKTTIRRTYQRHGVFGFFKGLSLRVFAASLGLSIYLGTYEYFKNHLHIQRLRDQHVD
- the osh41 gene encoding sterol transfer protein Osh41, producing the protein MHYPYPNSPGILSAIETTYPLHILVMSSKQTSSDDSRDSEGNKKIRGNSKYVKYLADSKSFLKSIATFSGDLSSLTAPSFILSSTSLIEYSAYWAEHPDLFVSLPSGKTPLERQLLVTKWFASTLKNQYATRNERYGSEKKPLNPILGELFFGKWSTNLDKDTELTAEQVSHHPPISAYHIYNAAAGVRLEGYNGHKSGFSGSHIHVKQIGHARLTLEPHNEVYYITFPLVTLEGLWYGSPYIELNKKSHIISTAGYMTTIEYSGKGYFTGKKNTFKASVHQNDSKSEPLYRIEGSWTGMLKLANSEGLKRGVWEDWLDCTNYAPINIAVPPIESQGEFESRRVWKNFAVALDSGDYSAASQEKSKIEDEQRQLRRQEQTNSETWQRKFFEWQELDEGFLKATQHLRYPIEEGLWKFKR
- the mrpl8 gene encoding mitochondrial ribosomal protein subunit L17, with the protein product MTKTVYFRKLGRPSAHRQSLLRSLVTSLVKHENIQTTWAKAKEAQKHAEHLITMAKKASPKNNRRDLAQGMVFEHKSTLNKVFEVLLPRYNQRRCGYTRVLRMPPRYGDNAPQAILEWVDGSKDTRFHMTAKAVGVALAHKRPLHPMTRVNMEKVLMFRKNGKQEFDQLVEKAKEEESTRLQEEYKSEKEIEEKPWKRGDRVPLPKYV